Proteins encoded by one window of Enterobacter hormaechei subsp. xiangfangensis:
- a CDS encoding anion permease, protein MKTKTAVTPPAANLASNGTAKRLLMMALPVIVAVLLLFVPVPDGLPPYAWHYFAIFVGVIVGLIFEPLPGAVIGLTGVVAIALCSQWVLFSPEQLADPKFKLAGASFKWAVSGFGNSTVWLIFGAFMFAAGYDKTRFGRRLALILVKYLGRRSLTLGYAITFADLLLAPFTPSNTARSGGTIYPIIANLPPLYGSKPNDPSARKIGSYLMWVAITAACITSSMFLSALAPNLLALALVKSTVGIDISWGTWFLAFLPLGILLILTMPLLAYWFYPPEVKVNNEVPLWATRELEKLGKLSRNEILLLVFVCCALLMWIFAAAWIEPAMAALLIVGLMLWTGVLEWNDITGNKAAWNTFVWFATLVALADGLSSTGFISWLGKEGGLLMSGISPGVATIVLLLAFYLLHYLFASTTAHTTALLPAMLTIASTIPGMNMEVFVLLMVTSLGVMGIITPYGTGPSPIYYGSGYLPTKDYWRLGTIFGAIFLAALLLIGYPWMSMMF, encoded by the coding sequence CACTACTTCGCCATCTTTGTCGGCGTCATCGTCGGGTTAATTTTCGAACCGCTGCCGGGCGCCGTGATCGGTCTTACCGGCGTCGTGGCGATTGCGCTGTGCAGCCAGTGGGTGCTCTTTAGCCCGGAACAGCTGGCTGACCCAAAATTCAAGCTGGCGGGCGCCTCCTTTAAATGGGCGGTCAGCGGGTTTGGTAACTCCACCGTGTGGCTGATCTTCGGTGCCTTTATGTTTGCTGCGGGCTACGACAAAACCCGCTTCGGCCGCCGCCTGGCGCTGATACTGGTGAAATATCTGGGCCGTCGCAGCCTGACGCTCGGTTACGCCATTACCTTCGCAGACCTGCTGCTGGCCCCGTTTACCCCGTCCAATACCGCGCGCAGCGGTGGGACCATCTACCCGATCATCGCCAACCTGCCGCCGCTGTACGGTTCAAAACCCAACGACCCAAGCGCGCGCAAAATCGGTTCGTATCTGATGTGGGTGGCAATTACCGCGGCCTGTATCACCAGCTCGATGTTCCTTTCCGCTCTGGCACCTAACCTGCTGGCGCTGGCGCTGGTAAAAAGCACGGTCGGAATTGATATCTCCTGGGGGACCTGGTTCCTCGCCTTCCTGCCGCTGGGTATTCTGCTGATCCTGACCATGCCGCTGCTGGCTTACTGGTTCTACCCGCCGGAAGTGAAGGTAAACAACGAAGTACCGTTGTGGGCGACCCGTGAACTGGAAAAACTGGGCAAACTGTCGCGCAATGAGATCCTGCTGCTGGTGTTCGTGTGCTGTGCGCTGCTGATGTGGATCTTCGCAGCCGCATGGATTGAGCCCGCGATGGCTGCCCTGCTCATCGTCGGCCTGATGCTGTGGACCGGCGTACTGGAGTGGAACGACATCACCGGCAACAAAGCCGCCTGGAACACCTTCGTGTGGTTCGCCACCCTGGTGGCGCTGGCGGACGGCCTCTCCTCCACCGGCTTTATCAGCTGGCTGGGTAAAGAAGGCGGCCTGCTGATGAGCGGTATCTCTCCGGGCGTGGCGACCATCGTCCTGCTGCTGGCGTTCTACCTGCTGCACTACCTGTTTGCCAGCACCACCGCGCACACCACGGCGCTGCTGCCGGCGATGCTGACCATCGCCTCCACCATTCCGGGCATGAATATGGAAGTGTTCGTCCTGCTGATGGTGACCTCACTGGGCGTGATGGGGATCATTACCCCCTACGGTACGGGTCCAAGTCCGATTTACTACGGTAGCGGTTACCTGCCAACCAAAGACTACTGGCGCCTCGGCACCATCTTCGGTGCCATCTTCCTGGCGGCCCTGCTGCTGATTGGTTACCCGTGGATGTCCATGATGTTCTGA
- the fumA gene encoding class I fumarate hydratase FumA: MSNKPFIYQNPFPLAHDDTEYYLLTKEHVSVAEFDGQEVLKVEPEALTLLAQQAFHDAAFMLRPSHQKQVAAILNDPEASQNDKYVALQFLRNSEIAAKGVLPTCQDTGTAIIMGKKGQRVWTGGGDEAALSQGVYNTYIEDNLRYSQNAALDMYKEVNTGTNLPAQIDLYSVDGDEYKFLCMAKGGGSANKTYLYQETKALITPAKLKNYLVEKMRTLGTAACPPYHIAFVIGGTSAEATLKTVKLASARYYDGLPTEGNAHGQAFRDVQLEQELLQEAQNLGLGAQFGGKYFAHDIRVIRLPRHGASCPIGMGVSCSADRNIKAKINREGIWIEKLEHNPGQYIPESLRQQGEGDVVSIDLNKPMPDILAQLSAHPVSTRLSLNGTIIVARDIAHAKLKELLDNGEELPQYVKDHPIYYAGPAKTPEGYASGSLGPTTAGRMDSYVDLLQSNGASMIMLAKGNRSQQVTDACHKHGGFYLGSIGGPAAVLAQNSIKSLECVAYPELGMEAIWKIEVENFPAFILVDDKGNDFFQQIQNKQCKGCLQR; the protein is encoded by the coding sequence ATGTCAAACAAACCCTTTATTTACCAGAACCCCTTCCCTCTCGCGCATGACGACACCGAATACTATCTGCTGACCAAAGAGCATGTCTCCGTTGCCGAGTTCGACGGTCAGGAAGTGCTGAAAGTGGAGCCGGAAGCCCTGACCCTGCTGGCGCAGCAGGCTTTCCACGACGCCGCGTTTATGCTGCGTCCGTCTCATCAGAAGCAGGTTGCCGCCATTCTTAACGATCCGGAAGCCAGCCAGAACGATAAGTACGTTGCCCTGCAATTCCTGCGCAACTCCGAAATTGCGGCGAAAGGCGTGCTGCCCACCTGTCAGGATACCGGTACGGCAATCATTATGGGTAAGAAAGGCCAGCGCGTCTGGACCGGCGGCGGCGACGAAGCGGCGCTGAGTCAGGGCGTGTATAACACCTATATTGAAGACAACCTGCGCTACTCGCAGAACGCGGCGCTGGATATGTATAAAGAGGTGAATACCGGCACCAACCTGCCCGCGCAGATCGACCTCTACAGCGTTGATGGTGACGAGTATAAATTCCTGTGCATGGCGAAAGGCGGCGGTTCCGCCAACAAAACTTATCTGTATCAGGAAACCAAAGCGCTGATCACCCCGGCGAAGCTGAAAAATTATCTGGTTGAGAAGATGCGGACCCTGGGCACCGCGGCCTGCCCGCCTTACCATATCGCCTTCGTTATCGGCGGCACCTCTGCGGAAGCCACGCTGAAAACCGTCAAGCTCGCCTCTGCGCGCTACTACGATGGCCTGCCAACCGAAGGCAACGCGCACGGCCAGGCGTTCCGCGACGTCCAGCTCGAGCAGGAACTGCTTCAGGAAGCGCAAAACCTCGGCCTGGGCGCGCAGTTTGGCGGGAAATACTTCGCGCACGATATTCGCGTAATCCGTCTGCCGCGCCACGGCGCCTCCTGCCCGATCGGCATGGGCGTCTCCTGCTCCGCTGACCGCAACATCAAGGCGAAGATTAACCGCGAGGGGATCTGGATTGAGAAGCTGGAGCACAATCCGGGCCAGTATATTCCTGAATCCCTGCGCCAGCAGGGAGAAGGCGACGTGGTAAGCATTGATCTGAACAAGCCGATGCCCGACATTCTGGCGCAGCTTTCCGCGCACCCTGTCTCCACCCGCCTGTCGCTGAACGGCACCATTATTGTGGCGCGCGACATCGCCCATGCGAAGCTGAAAGAGCTGCTCGACAACGGGGAAGAACTGCCGCAGTACGTTAAAGATCACCCGATTTACTATGCAGGCCCGGCGAAAACGCCAGAAGGTTACGCGTCTGGCTCCTTAGGCCCGACCACCGCCGGGCGTATGGACTCCTACGTAGACTTACTGCAATCCAACGGTGCGAGCATGATCATGCTGGCCAAAGGTAACCGCAGCCAGCAGGTCACCGACGCCTGCCATAAGCACGGCGGCTTCTACCTCGGCAGCATTGGCGGCCCGGCGGCGGTACTGGCGCAAAACAGCATCAAGAGTCTGGAGTGCGTGGCCTATCCTGAACTGGGAATGGAAGCCATCTGGAAAATTGAAGTGGAGAACTTCCCGGCGTTTATCCTGGTGGATGACAAAGGCAACGACTTCTTTCAGCAGATCCAGAATAAACAGTGCAAAGGGTGCTTACAGCGCTGA
- a CDS encoding LysR family transcriptional regulator has product MENDVASLIYSFAQLEAFTAVAEHGSLMKAASKLGKDRTTLRDLIDFLEDGLGYALFLREGRSLRLTPEGEQLQRQAHLLMRQVKAFEAFARTVPDSATQDIALVYDPFTPRAFLQALIATLATKKIRLSLTSASRDEAEAMLANGQADLGICQARNRSVGNEMEWRALGAIEMDFYAATALFAEVASPVSLLDLSLVPQVVMHAASDEPVARRLQISGHTLFTNELEMLRGLLEQGCGWGFLPTHLHATQWKNVKRLPTEVGSQGISQTMVTIWKPGSDKRGLINDTLSQLPALWKRSAL; this is encoded by the coding sequence GTGGAGAATGACGTGGCATCACTGATCTATTCCTTTGCCCAGCTTGAGGCGTTCACCGCCGTCGCTGAGCACGGCAGCCTGATGAAGGCGGCCAGTAAACTCGGCAAAGATCGTACAACCCTGCGGGATCTGATCGATTTCCTTGAGGATGGGCTGGGCTACGCGCTGTTCCTGCGGGAGGGGCGTAGCCTGCGCCTGACGCCGGAGGGGGAGCAGCTTCAGCGGCAGGCGCACCTGCTGATGCGGCAGGTCAAAGCGTTTGAGGCGTTTGCCCGTACGGTGCCGGACAGCGCGACGCAGGACATTGCCCTCGTTTACGATCCGTTCACCCCCAGAGCCTTTTTGCAGGCGCTGATCGCTACGCTGGCGACGAAAAAGATCCGCCTGAGCCTGACCAGCGCATCGCGCGATGAGGCGGAAGCCATGCTGGCGAACGGTCAGGCCGATCTGGGGATCTGCCAGGCGCGCAACCGCAGCGTGGGCAATGAGATGGAGTGGCGGGCGCTGGGGGCGATCGAAATGGATTTTTACGCCGCAACGGCGCTTTTTGCGGAGGTTGCGTCGCCGGTGTCGCTGCTCGATCTCTCTCTGGTTCCACAGGTGGTTATGCATGCCGCGTCAGACGAGCCGGTTGCCCGTCGCCTGCAAATTTCAGGGCACACGCTTTTCACTAACGAACTGGAGATGCTGCGCGGCCTGCTGGAGCAGGGCTGCGGCTGGGGATTTTTGCCGACCCATCTTCACGCAACGCAGTGGAAAAACGTAAAAAGGCTGCCCACCGAAGTGGGCAGCCAGGGGATAAGCCAGACGATGGTCACCATCTGGAAGCCGGGCAGCGACAAGCGCGGGTTGATCAACGATACGCTCTCGCAGCTTCCGGCGTTATGGAAACGCTCAGCGCTGTAA
- a CDS encoding serine hydrolase domain-containing protein produces MKIKTNRTLLAALVISSLLSPAVMAACNGTDLTTCPAPFDARLPDAHTMLTWSQADRVVGFRNDYRNYAGDVFRHGNATPLLPAEKPLTDARYQVKGKIYNLQDYLKRQNVSGMLVLKNGKVAYKYLGEGNTDSTLWTSRSVGKSVVSALVGVAIKEGKIHSLDDLVTQYEPDLKGTAWEGVTLKQLITHTSGVAWTQDYTNAQSDFARLTECEAKPGTYDCVRTLVKGLHREHPAGENWSYSSGGAWLLGDVLERATGMTLAAYLEKSIWQPYGMASDGVWHAYSKGQHDVGAHGFNATLEDWGRFGEFILHNGTLPDGKQILPEGWVKQSSAWTQAKGSVSEAHPKGLYGYQWWNNEVPATATNVEPKVENSLKDSLWALGIFGQMIMVNHKENLVIVQWSTWPQAEPSFSAQPLEASLMFSAIANALR; encoded by the coding sequence ATGAAAATCAAAACAAACCGCACACTGCTCGCGGCGCTGGTTATCAGCAGCCTGCTCTCGCCCGCCGTCATGGCGGCCTGCAACGGTACCGACCTCACGACCTGTCCGGCGCCTTTCGATGCCAGACTCCCGGACGCACATACCATGCTCACCTGGAGCCAGGCCGATCGCGTGGTGGGCTTTCGCAATGACTACCGCAACTACGCGGGCGATGTGTTCCGCCACGGCAACGCTACGCCACTGCTGCCCGCAGAAAAACCGCTCACCGATGCCCGCTATCAGGTGAAGGGTAAGATTTACAATCTTCAGGATTACCTGAAACGCCAGAACGTCAGCGGCATGCTGGTGCTGAAAAATGGCAAAGTGGCCTATAAATATCTGGGAGAAGGCAATACCGACTCTACGCTCTGGACGTCGCGTTCCGTGGGCAAATCCGTGGTCTCCGCGCTGGTGGGTGTTGCGATTAAAGAAGGGAAAATCCACTCCCTGGACGACCTTGTCACCCAATACGAACCGGATTTAAAAGGCACCGCCTGGGAGGGCGTAACGCTGAAACAGCTCATCACCCACACCTCGGGCGTGGCGTGGACTCAAGATTACACCAACGCGCAATCTGACTTCGCCCGGCTTACCGAATGCGAAGCGAAACCGGGCACCTACGACTGTGTGCGCACCCTGGTGAAGGGGTTACACCGTGAACACCCGGCGGGCGAAAACTGGTCCTATTCCTCGGGTGGTGCCTGGCTGTTAGGCGATGTGCTTGAGCGCGCCACCGGCATGACGCTCGCGGCGTATCTGGAGAAAAGCATCTGGCAGCCGTACGGTATGGCGAGCGACGGCGTGTGGCATGCCTACAGCAAAGGCCAGCACGACGTGGGTGCGCATGGGTTCAACGCCACGCTGGAAGACTGGGGGCGTTTCGGGGAGTTTATCCTGCATAACGGTACCCTGCCGGACGGAAAGCAGATCCTCCCCGAGGGCTGGGTGAAACAGTCCTCAGCCTGGACACAGGCCAAAGGATCGGTGTCCGAGGCGCATCCGAAGGGGTTGTACGGCTACCAGTGGTGGAACAATGAAGTGCCAGCCACCGCCACAAATGTGGAGCCGAAAGTCGAAAATTCGCTGAAGGATTCCCTGTGGGCGCTGGGTATTTTTGGGCAGATGATCATGGTTAATCATAAAGAAAATCTGGTTATCGTCCAGTGGTCCACCTGGCCGCAGGCAGAGCCGTCATTCAGCGCCCAGCCGCTGGAAGCGTCGCTGATGTTTAGCGCGATTGCGAACGCGCTGCGCTGA
- a CDS encoding MFS transporter, translating to MVSSTSPATVRAKAGAIFRVTSGNFLEQFDFFLFGFYATYIAHTFFPASSEFASLMMTFAVFGAGFLMRPIGAIVLGAYIDKVGRRKGLIVTLSIMAAGTFLIVLIPSYQSIGLWAPLLVLTGRLLQGFSAGAELGGVSVYLAEIATPGRKGFYTSWQSGSQQVAIMIAAAMGFALNVVLEESAIREWGWRIPFLFGCLIVPFIFFLRRKLEETEEFSARRHHLAMRQVFTTLLANWPVVVAGMLMVAMTTTAFYLITVYAPTFGKKVLMLSASDSLLVTLLVAVSNFIWLPVGGALSDRFGRKPVLIAMTLLALATSYPALTMLAAAPSFSMMLTVLLWLSFLYGLYNGAMIPALTEIMPAEVRVAGFSLAYSLATAVFGGFTPVISTALIEYTGDKASPGYWMSFAAVCALLATLYLYRRRTLILQTAVKE from the coding sequence ATGGTTTCCTCAACCTCACCTGCAACGGTTCGTGCGAAAGCGGGCGCGATTTTCCGCGTCACGTCGGGCAACTTTCTTGAGCAATTCGACTTCTTTCTGTTCGGCTTTTATGCCACCTACATCGCCCATACTTTTTTCCCGGCAAGCAGTGAATTTGCGTCACTGATGATGACCTTCGCCGTCTTTGGCGCGGGCTTCCTGATGCGTCCGATCGGGGCCATTGTGCTGGGGGCTTACATTGATAAAGTGGGCCGCCGTAAAGGGCTGATCGTCACCCTGTCGATTATGGCCGCCGGAACCTTTCTGATTGTGCTGATCCCTTCTTATCAGAGCATTGGCCTGTGGGCACCGCTGCTGGTGCTGACCGGCCGCCTGTTGCAGGGTTTTTCGGCAGGTGCCGAGCTGGGCGGGGTTTCGGTTTATCTGGCGGAGATCGCCACGCCGGGCCGCAAGGGTTTCTATACCAGCTGGCAGTCAGGTAGCCAGCAGGTCGCCATTATGATCGCGGCGGCGATGGGCTTCGCGCTGAATGTGGTGCTGGAAGAGAGTGCCATTCGCGAATGGGGGTGGCGTATTCCGTTCCTGTTTGGCTGTCTGATTGTGCCGTTCATCTTTTTCCTGCGCCGCAAGCTCGAAGAGACCGAGGAATTCAGCGCCCGTCGCCACCATCTGGCGATGCGTCAGGTCTTCACAACGCTGCTCGCCAACTGGCCGGTCGTCGTCGCGGGCATGCTGATGGTGGCGATGACCACCACCGCGTTTTACCTGATCACCGTTTACGCGCCGACCTTCGGTAAAAAAGTCCTGATGCTCAGCGCGTCGGACAGTCTTCTGGTCACGCTGCTGGTGGCGGTGTCCAACTTCATCTGGCTGCCGGTGGGCGGCGCGCTGTCGGATCGCTTCGGGCGTAAACCGGTGCTGATCGCCATGACGCTGCTGGCGCTGGCAACCAGCTATCCGGCGCTGACGATGCTGGCGGCAGCTCCGAGCTTCTCAATGATGCTGACCGTGCTGCTGTGGCTCTCTTTCCTCTACGGTCTGTATAACGGCGCGATGATCCCGGCCCTGACTGAGATCATGCCAGCAGAGGTGCGCGTGGCGGGCTTCTCGCTGGCTTACAGCCTGGCAACGGCGGTCTTTGGCGGTTTCACGCCGGTGATTTCGACCGCCTTAATTGAGTACACCGGCGACAAAGCCTCCCCGGGCTACTGGATGAGCTTTGCCGCCGTTTGCGCCCTGCTGGCAACGCTCTATCTCTATCGTCGTCGCACGTTAATCCTGCAAACTGCCGTTAAGGAGTGA
- a CDS encoding substrate-binding domain-containing protein translates to MLTFRTVIAALTFATLSAGALAQDVTVMISGGFKAALEKLTPQYEAQSGDRLIVISGPSMGKTPQAIPARLARGEKADVVIMVGDALAKLEQDRRTAAGSRVELADSPVGMVVKAGAPVPDISTVPALRQTLLKAHSMAYSDSASGRYVESQLFRKLGIDGQVHDKAHRVERIPVASEVAKGKYDLGFQQVSELLPVPGVTFVGKLPDDIQYITRFAGAVTQKADHPEQGKALLAFLSSPQAASVITATGLTPVNAPRDTAR, encoded by the coding sequence ATGCTTACATTCAGAACGGTGATTGCCGCCCTGACCTTCGCCACCCTCAGCGCGGGCGCGCTTGCGCAGGATGTGACGGTGATGATTTCTGGCGGCTTCAAAGCGGCGCTGGAGAAGCTGACGCCGCAGTACGAAGCGCAAAGCGGCGACAGGCTCATTGTGATCTCCGGCCCGTCGATGGGCAAAACGCCGCAGGCCATTCCGGCCCGGCTCGCCCGGGGCGAAAAAGCGGACGTGGTGATTATGGTGGGCGATGCGCTAGCGAAACTGGAACAGGATCGCAGGACGGCGGCGGGCTCCCGCGTGGAGCTGGCGGATTCGCCCGTCGGGATGGTCGTCAAAGCGGGCGCGCCGGTGCCGGATATCAGTACGGTGCCTGCCCTGCGGCAAACGCTGCTGAAGGCGCATTCCATGGCTTATTCCGACAGCGCCAGCGGCCGGTATGTTGAGAGCCAGCTGTTCCGTAAGCTGGGCATAGACGGCCAGGTCCACGATAAAGCGCACCGGGTTGAGCGTATCCCGGTGGCGTCTGAAGTGGCAAAAGGGAAATACGACCTCGGCTTTCAGCAGGTGAGCGAGCTTCTGCCGGTCCCGGGGGTGACGTTTGTCGGTAAGTTGCCTGACGACATTCAGTACATTACCCGTTTCGCCGGAGCCGTAACGCAGAAGGCTGACCATCCCGAACAGGGAAAAGCGCTGCTGGCCTTTCTCTCTTCGCCACAGGCCGCCAGCGTCATTACGGCAACGGGCTTAACGCCCGTCAATGCACCTCGCGATACTGCTCGGTAA
- a CDS encoding LysR family transcriptional regulator has product MPVNFDLNDLYAFRALLEYGNFRLAAESICLSQSALSRRIEKLEAALGTKLFDRTTRRVTLTLYGQTFADRCGQLLADVESMLSDIDKASEERTGLITVATVPSAACYFMPDVIRRFQSRYPRVRIKLIDSSAGNVIEAVTRGQADFGICFARSLQPDIEFVPLVEDVYVAACRRDSPLAKRKSLTWQAFYQQDYIGLDKTSGNRNLLDQRVGHIRPERPSICETRHVTTMLGMVEAGIGIAAVPAMSMPRAEHSLLTSVPLTEPEVRRTVGLIRRRGRIQSYIAAELETLITEQYREVH; this is encoded by the coding sequence ATGCCCGTCAATTTTGACCTCAACGATCTCTATGCCTTCCGCGCTTTACTGGAATACGGCAATTTCCGTCTTGCGGCAGAATCTATCTGCCTTTCCCAGTCGGCGTTGAGTCGCAGAATTGAAAAGCTGGAGGCGGCACTGGGGACAAAACTGTTCGACAGAACCACCCGGCGCGTCACGCTGACCCTGTATGGACAGACCTTTGCCGACCGGTGCGGGCAACTGCTTGCTGACGTGGAGTCCATGCTTTCGGATATCGATAAGGCCAGCGAAGAGCGCACGGGGCTGATCACCGTGGCGACGGTGCCGTCAGCCGCCTGTTACTTTATGCCGGATGTGATCCGCCGCTTTCAGTCCCGTTACCCCCGCGTGCGCATAAAACTGATCGACAGCAGCGCCGGAAATGTTATCGAGGCCGTCACCCGCGGACAGGCGGATTTTGGTATCTGCTTTGCCCGGAGTTTGCAGCCCGACATCGAGTTTGTCCCGCTGGTGGAGGATGTCTACGTGGCCGCCTGCCGACGCGACAGCCCGCTTGCAAAAAGAAAAAGCCTGACGTGGCAGGCTTTTTATCAGCAGGATTATATCGGTCTGGATAAGACCTCCGGCAACCGCAATCTTCTCGACCAGCGGGTCGGGCATATTCGGCCTGAGCGCCCCAGCATCTGCGAAACGCGGCACGTGACGACCATGCTGGGGATGGTTGAAGCCGGGATCGGCATTGCGGCCGTTCCCGCCATGTCAATGCCCCGCGCAGAGCATTCGCTGCTGACGTCGGTACCTTTAACCGAGCCTGAAGTCAGGCGAACCGTGGGGCTGATCCGCCGCCGCGGTCGGATCCAGTCCTATATTGCTGCCGAACTCGAAACGCTGATTACCGAGCAGTATCGCGAGGTGCATTGA